A region of the Rhizobium leguminosarum bv. trifolii WSM1325 genome:
CAACGGCCATAAGCAGAGCCGGATCGGCGAGCTTCTGCCATGGAATTACAGGGGTGCGTCCAAGCTCAGCTAAGCCTACACGGGCGCTTCTTGTCCCTTGAACCAGAACCCTCACGGGAGATGGAACCGGCTTATGTCAACTGCATTAAGCGACGTCTCAATTGCTGACCCATCATCCTTATAAACTTCAAGCTCATGGAGCTTACCCTCTACGACATGCAGAAGGACATTTACGGCAGGACGATAATCCACACCTTCCGTATCGAAGTAATATCCCTCCGTGGGAACCCGCTGTTGTACATTGGCGAGTGCACCCGACACCCTAAACTGGAGGCTACCTTCTGCGTCGATAGCTGACACTTTCGCTGTTTCCAACTGGCTGCGAAGAGCATGCGCTCCAGGAAACTCTTTTGCCAGTAACAGCTCAATGAGTTGACGTTCGCTATTAGTCAGATCACGCCACGCCTGAGACAATGCTCTTCCTCCTGCAGGTTCAACCATATTACACTCAGGAGACGCATACCATATAGTCCGGGCCCTCTGTTCCCGCTGGTGCGCATGACTGGCCTGAACCTCCCGTCAATGGCACCGAGCTGCCGAGTAACGGGTGGCTACCGCAAGGTGTAAGCAAGACAACGCTTACGAAGCAATACGGCGCGGCCTCGGTTATCCACGGGGTTTCCGCGGATATCGAGGACGGTGAGTTCGTCACGCTCGTCGGGCCGTCCGGCTGCGGCAAGTCCACGCTTCTGCGCATGCTGGCGGGGCTAGAGGATATCAGCGGCGGTGAAATCCGCATCGACGGCCGCGTGATGAACGACGTCGCGCCGAAGGAGCGCGATATCGCCATGGTGTTCCAGTCCTACGCGCTCTATCCGCACATGACGGTGCGCGAAAATATGGGCTTTGCCCTGAAGCTGCAGGGGCGCGATAAGGCGACAATCAACAAGCTGGTGAGCGAGGCCGCCGGCATTCTCGCACTTGAGCCCCTGCTGGAGCGCCTGCCGAAACAGCTTTCCGGCGGCCAGCGCCAGCGTCGCCATGGGCCGCGCCATTGTACGCCATCCGAAAGTGTTCCTCTTCGACGAGCCGCTGTCCAACCTCGACGCCAAGCTGCGGGTGACCATGGGGTAAACATTGGCCCTAAGCGGGCTCACTCTCAACGCAATCGACACACTTATGACAATAGCGACGCGCGAAGGTCATCGATCAGATCGCGTTCGAACTTTGTAAGATCGACCCCCCGGAGGTCCATCCGTTTGACTAGCTCAATCGCACTATCCAGCGTGGGATACTCGCGAGCGACGGGAGCAAACCGTATCGCGGTCTCGGGGGGAATGCCATACTCGTCCAGCGCGAAGAGGCCGCGCTCCATGAAAAGGCTTTCGGCCTTGGCGGCGTAGAACTCGTAGTTTCCGGGTTCGACGCCGATTTTCCTCAAGACATCACCTTGGATGTGCGAGATTGCCATTAGGCTCTGCGGGAAGGTGTATCCGACGTATTTTCTGAGAAAGCGCAATGCAAGTTCGACCGCATCGCTAACTGAAGCGTCACGCCTTCGATGTTCAACGAAGTCGTCGATTACTTCGCGAAGGCTCTTGCTGTTCTCAACCGAATAAAGCTTTGCTTGCAACTGTTTCCCGGAGAAAATCTGGTAACCTTTGAGGATTTCGGAGTCCAAGTAATCGACAATCAGGTTGCATACCGCCAGCAACTGCGGCGAGTCAGGCACCCCTCGCCAGGCCAGTGGCCTACCAAGCAGTGACGTGTCACGCCATATTGCATCATAAATGTCATATTGCTTCTCGATGTGAACTCTGCGGTTTGCCCTGAGGGTTTCCAGGGACAATGGGCTCTCGCGCGTAACGGACTCCACGCGAGTTTTTGAGGCTGGCGTTAGGTCATCATCTTCGAGGTCCAGCAAGAGTGACATTGGCGTCGTTTCGGATTGAGTGCCGACGGCAACCTCGATCACGCAAGTGTCTGGCTCTGGTTGCTCTTCAAGAACGTAAACTCTCCCGACGAAATACCGGCGCATCCGACCGGCTCTCCCCGCAATGTTTCTAAATGTGAAGTAATCGATGCCCGTGTTTTTGATCCGCTTGTCAAAGATAATGACATTCTCGGCGACGGTGTTCACTCCTTCGATCAACGTCGATGTGCAAATGAGAAATTTAATGGCCCCGGTTTCGAACGCCTTGACCATGTACTGTTGGAGGGCGCGGGGGATGCTACCGTGATGAATGCCCACGCCTCGGCGCAGCGCATGCGTTACGATCCATTCTTCAGGATATTCTTTCTCCAGCCACTCGACGGCCGGCCAGGTCAGATCTGTCTCAGGAAGCAAACCTTCCGCCTCAAGAAGCGTTTCCGCGGCTCTCTTTGCTGAACCTGGCGATTGGCAAAAAATCAAAGTCGGCGAGGTGAGTTCCTCGCAGAGTTCGATCAACTTCTCCTCTCGTTCACCACCGTCTCTTGGCAGGCCGTACTGCACGATATCCAGCGCGATCGTCGAGAAATGCGACGGTAGGAACAGAAACTCCCGTTTTGACGCCAGTCCGTTGATGCCGTCTACATGGGGACCGATCAGGTAGAATTGAGCCCCGTTGGACGAGAGCTTGTGGAAGCAAAGATTGAGATCGACGGCCCGCTCGATACTCTTCTCCATCTGTAGGTCGAGCTTGTAGAACTCATCTATCACAAAGAACGACACGTCCTGGAGATCGTCGCGATTCAAAGCGCGTTCCTGGGTAAGGACGAACACTGTCGCTTTATCCCGAGACGAGACCTGCGTTGGGTGCGTAACGATCGCGTATCGTGAGCCGAATGTCTCGATAATGCGACGTCTCGTCTCGTCGATCAAGGCAATCGTCGGGACGATAATTGTAAGGTGTTTGTGATCGCCGGAAGCAATGATTGCATCCACGATAGCACTCTTTCCGACGCTGGTCGTCGCGCTCAATACAACGTTTCGTTTTGACCTCAGCTCCCGGTAGATTTGGAGTTGGAGCGTATGGAAAAAGTCGACCTTGCCGATCGCAGGCGTTCGATGTGCTTCAAGCATCAACTGCTCTTCGAACGTCGAAACGTCTTTCGAGAGATATGGGATGAGCCCGACCGACCCGACGAGGGACTCGAGGAGTGGCAGCAGACCAGGCGGAAACAAGTCCTTTTTTGCCAGGCATCGGATGACCATTTCACGACCAAGGTCATGGGTCCTTTGCGAATTGACGAGCGTGTTGACGGCACCGAGGACCAACACAGCTTGCTCAGGCCCAAAGCCGGTAGTGAGAAAACTCCTTAGGTCCTCGAGCAGCAAGGTCAGTTCTCCAGACTACGTTTGAAATTGTCTGCGAGTTGAACCGAGTCGTAGATCGGGACCAGGAAAACATGCACCCGTATGTCGGTCAACTTGGATGAGAGCTTGCTCTTTAGCTCTTGGTAGCTATCGGCGACCTCGGCTTTCAGTTTCTCTACGTAGTCGGCTGCGAAGCCGGCCTCTAACACCGAGCTGTCGTAGGCCACAAGAACCGGGATGTTCAAGATGCTTACGATGTCGTCAAGTTTGGCAAATTCTTGGAAGACCTTCGTTAGGGTCGTCTCCTTTAGATACTGCGGTTCGCGGAACTGAATAATCAGATCGCGTTCCTTTCGCAGGAAATCTTGGTGCACAAGAGCGTCTAGCTCGGAAGAAAGGAGCGTCGTCACCGCGTCCCAGTTATCTGAGACGGTTATCCTGGCGTGACCCAACCAGAGTTGGTCACCGGCTGGATCGAAGACGACGTGCCCATTCATACAATCCGATTGGTCGGGGGACACGCTGTGCAATTTGCAAAGCGTCGGTTCACTGGAGTAGTGATGTCGGAGGATTGCGTGGAGCATGGCTTGAGACAGAAGGTCCTCATAGTCAATGTTCTTGTCCTTGAGGGCCTGGGACGTCTTCGCAAGTAGCTCGCGCGCTTGGAGGTGGTTACATTGCGCAAGCATTCGGGGCGGCAAAATCAACTCGGGGATCCACCCAGCGAGGTATTTCGCGAGTTCCAGATTTCTCCATTCCCCGCCATCGAACTCGGCATCGTAAGAGGCGAGACTACGGCGAATTGTAGATTCTTGGACGTCATGAAGCGCGGCGAAGAAGTTTGTGGTTTGGACTTGGTAGACCTTCATGAACGTTCGATTCAGTCTTCTGGCATCCCTAATGGTCTCGTCCCACCATCCCTTCATCGCCTGTTTCGAGATCGCCTTCTTCGCAGGGTGATCCACCATCGATACGTCGCCGGCGTTTCGGGCAATCGTGACAAGCCCTTCATAGATCTTCGCGGAAGCGGAAGCGAATATCGCTTCGCCCTCGCTTTCGAATAAGCGATGTATTCGATTGATGTTCTTTTGCTGGACGGCCTCCTTTTCGCCAGGGACTTGCCAAAGGCAAGCTTGAACCCACTCGGGCACCGATTTCCCATTGGGAGACGTCACCCCCCTTAGTTTGTTCGAGATCTGGGTGCCAAGCTTGGTAAGCGCATCCACAACATGTGGCTGAAAACGACGGTCACGAGGAGTTTTTAGTGGTCGGAGTGTGTGATTGACGTCGCGTATGCTAATGAAGCGGAAGAGGGCATCGACCGGGAACTTATCGGTTCCCAGCGATATCTCTACAAGCGACGTGCCAACCCGCTTTGCTCTGCGCTCGCAAATCTCCGTCAGGTTCCAATTGCTTTCCCCATCCGTGATCTTGACTTGGACATATTCCGTGACATCCGCCCCGTTTCGAAGCCATCTCAAGGCAATATCGTCGCCGGTCTCGCATTCGACCTGCAGCAATGCCGGATCCGACAGCATATCCAAAAGGAACGAGGCCGCGACATGATCCTGGAATGTAAAGCCTTGGCGGGCTTTGACACCTCCGGCGTCGGACGCGGCATATGGATCTACCAGAGGCGTAATGTTCATCGAAAAATTGCAGGCTCCACTTGCAAACAAGATGAGCGTTGTTCGCAAACGTCTCGTTAACGGCGGCCTCTAAGCCTCAACTTTCGATTGCTTTTCGCGTCATCGATGGCGGGCGGTGAATTTCTCGAGCCGAGCGCTTGCAGACGGGGGCCTCTGATGACCGCCGTTGGCTCGAAACCGCCATCATCTGTGTTGGCTCGAATGCCGGCTTTCAGTGAACTGAAACGTAGTGGCTTCGACCCGTCATAGGGACGGAAGCTGCATTCTCCAGATTTCCTGACAATGGCTGCTA
Encoded here:
- a CDS encoding hypothetical protein (KEGG: bur:Bcep18194_A4938 hypothetical protein), with the translated sequence MSQAWRDLTNSERQLIELLLAKEFPGAHALRSQLETAKVSAIDAEGSLQFRVSGALANVQQRVPTEGYYFDTEGVDYRPAVNVLLHVVEGKLHELEVYKDDGSAIETSLNAVDISRFHLP
- a CDS encoding helicase domain protein (PFAM: helicase domain protein~SMART: helicase domain protein~KEGG: kpe:KPK_1760 putative helicase), coding for MLLEDLRSFLTTGFGPEQAVLVLGAVNTLVNSQRTHDLGREMVIRCLAKKDLFPPGLLPLLESLVGSVGLIPYLSKDVSTFEEQLMLEAHRTPAIGKVDFFHTLQLQIYRELRSKRNVVLSATTSVGKSAIVDAIIASGDHKHLTIIVPTIALIDETRRRIIETFGSRYAIVTHPTQVSSRDKATVFVLTQERALNRDDLQDVSFFVIDEFYKLDLQMEKSIERAVDLNLCFHKLSSNGAQFYLIGPHVDGINGLASKREFLFLPSHFSTIALDIVQYGLPRDGGEREEKLIELCEELTSPTLIFCQSPGSAKRAAETLLEAEGLLPETDLTWPAVEWLEKEYPEEWIVTHALRRGVGIHHGSIPRALQQYMVKAFETGAIKFLICTSTLIEGVNTVAENVIIFDKRIKNTGIDYFTFRNIAGRAGRMRRYFVGRVYVLEEQPEPDTCVIEVAVGTQSETTPMSLLLDLEDDDLTPASKTRVESVTRESPLSLETLRANRRVHIEKQYDIYDAIWRDTSLLGRPLAWRGVPDSPQLLAVCNLIVDYLDSEILKGYQIFSGKQLQAKLYSVENSKSLREVIDDFVEHRRRDASVSDAVELALRFLRKYVGYTFPQSLMAISHIQGDVLRKIGVEPGNYEFYAAKAESLFMERGLFALDEYGIPPETAIRFAPVAREYPTLDSAIELVKRMDLRGVDLTKFERDLIDDLRASLLS
- a CDS encoding conserved hypothetical protein (KEGG: kpe:KPK_1759 hypothetical protein), with product MNITPLVDPYAASDAGGVKARQGFTFQDHVAASFLLDMLSDPALLQVECETGDDIALRWLRNGADVTEYVQVKITDGESNWNLTEICERRAKRVGTSLVEISLGTDKFPVDALFRFISIRDVNHTLRPLKTPRDRRFQPHVVDALTKLGTQISNKLRGVTSPNGKSVPEWVQACLWQVPGEKEAVQQKNINRIHRLFESEGEAIFASASAKIYEGLVTIARNAGDVSMVDHPAKKAISKQAMKGWWDETIRDARRLNRTFMKVYQVQTTNFFAALHDVQESTIRRSLASYDAEFDGGEWRNLELAKYLAGWIPELILPPRMLAQCNHLQARELLAKTSQALKDKNIDYEDLLSQAMLHAILRHHYSSEPTLCKLHSVSPDQSDCMNGHVVFDPAGDQLWLGHARITVSDNWDAVTTLLSSELDALVHQDFLRKERDLIIQFREPQYLKETTLTKVFQEFAKLDDIVSILNIPVLVAYDSSVLEAGFAADYVEKLKAEVADSYQELKSKLSSKLTDIRVHVFLVPIYDSVQLADNFKRSLEN